The genome window CGACGTTGGGTGGACGCGGTGAACACGCCCGCGAGCACGGCGATTGGATTTTCCACGTGTGCCGCGATCCACAGTTGCTAGAGCAGGAACTGGTGTTCCTGGCATCCATGACAACGCGATGTAACCGTCTAAAAAGGTCAGTGCGTTTCGCTAGCGTTTGAACTGGCCACCCCGCATGCCTACGCAATGGTTCTATAATCCACCGCTCACATTCGACTTGCTGTCGCCCCCCACATCCCACACTGTGTCCCCAGCGCGGCGCAACGTGCGACGCGCAACAAATGGGCCGACGCGACGGCAATCGCTCGGCCCATGGCCATACCTTCTTCCGAGGTACGACATGCCAGAGCATACCGAATAGTCCCCGTCCGCACACGACCGTTTTAACGATGCGTTCGTCCCGACCGCCCGCTTCCATCCCGGCCGCCCAGACTTCGACCTGAGCCAAGACCTGCTCGACGAGCACGAGTACCGCCAGACGCACTGCGATTGCTGCGGCGGCGTGACGCCGGGCACGGTCGTGGCGGGGGTGCACCTGCAGCAGTGCGATTCATGTTTGAGGGCGGCGCTGTGGGAGACGCTGGCTGAGTTGAAGGAGGGGCGGGCGGCGTGAGAGGGTAAGAGGAAAGGGTGGCCTATCAGATTGCTAGGGCGGCTATTTACACTGTGCGGCCAACGACAATGAACAGTGTCGAGCCGAATTGAATGCAATCTGCGAGACGCTGCTAGGGTTCTTCTCTCCGGCAGATTGGCAGCACAGTGCCAGCGGTCACGCCGCGTGTGCGCGTCGGGGGCTGGATAGGGTAGAGCGGTGCGGAGCGACGAGACGACACCGACGAGCGATCCGCTAGTTGGTCCCGGGCGGCGGCGGTAACGGTGGTAGGGGTTGTGATGCGCGGCCCATGCTGCAATGGGCAGGGGCCGCAGGGTAGATGCTTGATCGCGTGGTCCCGTCGTGAGAGAATCGAGCGGTTTCATCGCGGGGGATCCGCGCCGATGCTCGTTCGCATCGCTTTCGATGATCAATGTTGTGCCCACGGTCGTCCCGCTGCCACATGGCGCGCCGGCTTGGGGTCAGGAGTACCTTGTTCAGCTTCATTGCAGCCGCATCGCGGCGTATCGGTCGGGCTCGGCAGAATCACATCGTCGCCTCCCCACCGCGTGCGGTCGTCGATCGACTCGAGCCTCGCCTTCTCCTGCACGCGGGCGATGTCGATGTGCTGGCGTCGTCGACAGCGGTGACGGCCGAGCCGCGCCAGGAGACCGGTCCCATGACGATCGTGCTGAGCGACCTGGTCCTGCCGACCACTCCGCGGTCCGGGCCGGCGACGTTCACGATGACGTACGCGGATCCGGATGGCGTCGACACCCGGGACGTCTTGATCCGCGGCGCGTACGTGACACGCGTCCCGAACACGGTGAAGGTGCCGGAGGTGGCGGGGGACCTGCTCGACATGGACGACGTGTTGGGCGACGGCACGCAGATCGTTGCCCGTTGGAGCGTACGGCTGCTCCCGAGCGACACGACCATATGGGATGGGGTGGAAACGTTCGCGATCCAACCGTTATCGATTGGCGACCTGCATGGGAACTTTTACTCCACCATCGACAACCGGTGGAGTTCGACGTTCTCGATCAACAACGTTCGGCCGGCTGGGTTGGAGCTGCTCATCGAGGGTGACCGTCGGCGTCTGGTGGATGCCGGTACACCTGGATCATTCCACATCGGCACCGCTGCGGACCTCGATGCGCCGCTCGAACTATCCATGGTCGTGCGCAACTACACCGGATCGAACGTCACGATCAACGGCATCTCGCTCCCGGCGGGCTTCGAACTTGTCGACGAGCTCCGTGAGGGCTACGACCTCGTACGCGAGTTCCCCACGGTGGTCGAACGGCACGACACGCCGTTTACCTCGCCGTTCCTAATGATCCAACTGACCGCCCAACAGGCCGGCGACTACGGCGGCACCGTGACGCTCACCACCGGCGCCGGCCCCATCACGTTTGAGGTCCATGGCACCGTCGGCACGTCTTCGTTCGGCGCGCCGGTCACTTACCCCCTGCCCTCATCGGGGTTCAACACCGCCGGCCACGTATTGGTCGACCTGGACAAAGACGGTTCGCTCGACATGGCCTCCACCGTAAGCCAAGCCGAGACGGGGGCGGTGGTCCTGGCGATCCGCTATGGCGTTGGCGATGACACGTTCGGCGAACTGGTGCTCACGCCGATGGATGACGAAGCGGCGTCGCTGGCCGCCGGCGATGTCAACGGGGACGGTGTGATCGACCTCGTCATGGCGCGCACGCATTCCATCTCCCTGTACACCTTGGACCCCGCAACCGGACGCTACTCGCTGGTTGACGAGGTGATCGACGGCCGGTTTGGTGAAGGGTTTGGCCTGATCGTCGAACGCGTTGACGACGATGAATTCGCCGACGTGATCTTCCTCGGTGACGGCAACTTGTGCGTCATGCGTGGCGCGGCGAGCGGGCTTGGCACCATCGAGGAGCCGCACCGAGATCCCCTGCTCGAGAAGCGTGCCGAAATGCTGCACCTCGACCTCACCGGTGACGGCATCAAGGACGTGGTTGCGATCCGCGCACTGGGGACATTCAACAAGAACGAACGGCCGCTCCTCGTGTTTCCCGGTGATGGGAGCGGTTCGTTCGGCGACGCCATCTCGATGCTCGATCCCAGGAAATGGCCGTTGCGCATCGCGGCGGGCGACATGAACGGCGACGGGTTGGTCGACCTCGCCTTCACGCATGAAGCGGGTGTCAGTGTCGCCATCAATGGTCCGAACGGCCTGGTGACGCGCAGCACCTGGAACCTTCTAAGAGGTGTCGATGCCGTCGCCCTGGGTGATATCGACGGAGACGGCGACCTGGACGTCGTCGCGTCCGGTGGGAGAAGTTCAATTCACCATCTGTGGACCTTGAGGAACGACGGCACCGGGACGTTGACGGACGCGGTTGCCGAAGCGGTGCCGAAGCGGGCCGGCGAACTGTCGCTCGCCGACGTGAACGAGGACGGGCGCTTGGATGTCATCAGCCAGGACGCCTACGCCGGCACGTTCCACGTGTTGCCGAACGAGGCGACCGTCACTGAACCGGCGGGGCCACAGGTCAGCGTGTCGCGGGATGGCAACGGCGTATCCGGGCCAATCGATCTGGGCACGTCGCAATTGGGTGCTGCGGGCGAGCCGGTGACGTTGACGCTCCAGAACGACGGCACGGCTCCGCTGACGATCGGCACACCGATCGTGCCGCCCGGCTTCGAGATGGTGCAACCGCCCGCGGCGACCGTCCCAGCGGGCGCATCGACGACCGTCGTGATCCGGATCGCCATGTCGCAGAACGCCGGACCGCTCAATGGCACGCTGACCATGACGACCAACGCCCCTGCGTCGCCGCAGTTCATTGTGAACCTTACTGGCCAAGTGGCGCCCGAACTCGACATCGAGTTCAGCGGGCGCGTGCGCGGCGTGTTCACAGAATCGGACGGCACGGTCGTAACCGTGGCGCTGAGCG of Tepidisphaeraceae bacterium contains these proteins:
- a CDS encoding FG-GAP-like repeat-containing protein, which gives rise to MFSFIAAASRRIGRARQNHIVASPPRAVVDRLEPRLLLHAGDVDVLASSTAVTAEPRQETGPMTIVLSDLVLPTTPRSGPATFTMTYADPDGVDTRDVLIRGAYVTRVPNTVKVPEVAGDLLDMDDVLGDGTQIVARWSVRLLPSDTTIWDGVETFAIQPLSIGDLHGNFYSTIDNRWSSTFSINNVRPAGLELLIEGDRRRLVDAGTPGSFHIGTAADLDAPLELSMVVRNYTGSNVTINGISLPAGFELVDELREGYDLVREFPTVVERHDTPFTSPFLMIQLTAQQAGDYGGTVTLTTGAGPITFEVHGTVGTSSFGAPVTYPLPSSGFNTAGHVLVDLDKDGSLDMASTVSQAETGAVVLAIRYGVGDDTFGELVLTPMDDEAASLAAGDVNGDGVIDLVMARTHSISLYTLDPATGRYSLVDEVIDGRFGEGFGLIVERVDDDEFADVIFLGDGNLCVMRGAASGLGTIEEPHRDPLLEKRAEMLHLDLTGDGIKDVVAIRALGTFNKNERPLLVFPGDGSGSFGDAISMLDPRKWPLRIAAGDMNGDGLVDLAFTHEAGVSVAINGPNGLVTRSTWNLLRGVDAVALGDIDGDGDLDVVASGGRSSIHHLWTLRNDGTGTLTDAVAEAVPKRAGELSLADVNEDGRLDVISQDAYAGTFHVLPNEATVTEPAGPQVSVSRDGNGVSGPIDLGTSQLGAAGEPVTLTLQNDGTAPLTIGTPIVPPGFEMVQPPAATVPAGASTTVVIRIAMSQNAGPLNGTLTMTTNAPASPQFIVNLTGQVAPELDIEFSGRVRGVFTESDGTVVTVALSGPGSGKIRMGLLEDGGTGPVEVTVAGTTSRSAISITARGGDRRARVPAITVDGPLRALSAPSGDVVGDVSVAGTLGSLVVNSFAAGADFAAVSLAKGKVAGDVRGGMRIDGALGTMSIGGSVAGDVSISAGSLGAWTTKGDLAASSLRVAGGVGKVTVGGTIGAGVWVVGGAMTSLAAGSVADAVAIGIGGPFGTLTTKSNFAGALAASQIKSITIGGDIVGGQVLAGAWLGEDAEPGDPEDTYAGGTIGKVTVRGALSGGSVIAAGLQAGAGNVLSGDETLLPDPTSSIRSVVIRGGIADDCRIVAPTLPAKAILGRVRVTTAESPHFML